A window from Candidatus Poribacteria bacterium encodes these proteins:
- a CDS encoding CDP-alcohol phosphatidyltransferase family protein, producing the protein MFEAKLKPHLEIILSAIANKMVALGITANMVTLFGFFVNLIATFYFATGHLITGGILILFGGSFDMIDGAVARAQRNLRASGALLDSVIDRYSEGFLFLGALIYFYTLESLLGIILAFGAWFGSILVSYVRARAEGLQITCKVGLMQRPERIILLGTGTLIQGLLWYKFPIIQSTGMILLCTLGILTLTSHITAVHRLIFSYQELSR; encoded by the coding sequence ATGTTTGAAGCGAAATTGAAACCCCACCTTGAGATAATCCTGTCTGCTATTGCGAATAAAATGGTGGCACTCGGTATTACAGCGAATATGGTAACGCTTTTCGGGTTCTTCGTGAATCTCATCGCGACCTTTTACTTCGCGACAGGACACCTGATTACCGGTGGGATTCTTATTCTGTTTGGTGGGAGTTTTGATATGATAGATGGAGCCGTTGCACGTGCGCAGAGAAACTTGCGAGCATCCGGAGCACTCTTGGATTCTGTTATTGATCGTTATTCAGAAGGTTTTCTCTTCCTCGGAGCACTCATCTATTTTTACACTTTGGAAAGTCTGTTGGGGATAATTTTAGCGTTTGGCGCATGGTTCGGTTCAATACTCGTTAGCTACGTGAGAGCAAGAGCCGAGGGACTTCAAATTACTTGTAAGGTCGGACTCATGCAACGACCCGAACGCATCATCTTACTCGGGACTGGTACGCTGATTCAAGGGCTGCTCTGGTACAAATTTCCGATTATTCAAAGTACTGGAATGATTCTGCTCTGCACACTCGGTATCCTCACACTCACCTCACACATTACCGCCGTTCACCGACTCATCTTTTCATATCAAGAATTGAGTCGTTAA